The DNA region CCGGGTACTCCTCGCCGACGGCGTCCCGAACCGCTGCGACGATCTCGAGGAGCAGGCGGGCGCGGTTCTCGAGCGACCCCCCGTACTCGTCGGTGCGCAGGTTGCTGAGCGGCGAGAGGAACTGGTGCACGAGGTACCCGTGCGCCGCGTGGATCTCGACGAGGTCGAAGCCCGCCCGCTTCGAGCGAGCGGCGGCCTCGGCGAAGGCGTGCACGATGACGGCGATCTCGGGGCGATCCAGGCCCTCGGGTGCCGCGTACTCACCGAAGGCGACGTCGGAGGCCGACACCGTCTGCCAGCCTCCATCGGCCGGAGCCATGCTGCCGTGCTGGTCGTGACCCCATTCGGGCCAGACCGACGCCTTGCGCCCGGCGTGGGCGAGCTGGATGCCCGCCGCAGCGCCCTGGGTGTGGATGAACGCCACGATGCGCGCCCAGGCGGCTGCCTGCTGGCCGTTCCATATGCCGGTGTCCTCGTCGGAGATGCGGCCGTCGGGAACCACGGCCGACGCCTCGGCGATGACCAGGCCGGCTCCGCCCATGGCCATGGCCCCGAGATGCGCCAAGTGCCAGTCGTGGGGCACTCCGTCCTTCTTCGTGACCGAGTACTGGCAGAGCGGAGGCACCCAGAGACGGTTGCGGATCGTGAGCGAGCGCACGGTGATGGGCTGGAACAGTGCTGACAAGGGAACTCCGGAGGTCGTGGCGAGCTGTCGGACGGGATCGAGCAGGGGAACGGATGGGGTCAGGCCGCCAGCTCCTCCAGGAAGCTGCGCAGCTCACCGGCCGAGGTGAACACGTGGCCGGTGATGCCGAGAACCTCGGCGCCGGCGATGTTCTCGGCCTTGTTGTCGATGAACACCATCTCGGCCGGGGAGATTCCGAGCACGTCGAGGGTGTGACGGTAGATGGCGGCATCCGGCTTCACGAGCAGGATCTCGCCGCTCACGACGACCTGCTCGAAGAGGGGGCCGAAGGATCCGTTGCGGAAGTAGCTGGAGAAGTCGCGCCCGGCGTTGGAGAGCAGCGCCAGCCTGGTTCCGCCGGCCGCGAGGTCTTCGAGCACCGCCGCGGTTCCGGGGTTGACGCTCAGCCACCCGACGAAGTCGATCGCCCAGATGGAGTGCAGCTCGGCACGGGACCACGAGGCCCCGGTGGCTGCCGCGATGCCGGCCCAGTAGTCGGCGATGGACAGCGTTCCCTGGTCGAGGGCGTGGCGCCCGGCGTTGTATGCCGTCCAGAACGCTTCGGCCCGCTCCTCATCGATTCCGGCCACGGCGAGCAGGTCACGGCGGTTCTCGGGCGTGGGGGAGAAGGAGATCACCTCGCCGTAGTCGAAGACGACGACGCGGCCGGGCAGGTGGATGGGGTTCGAGGCTGTTCCATTCATCCTGTGCAACCTATCGTGAGAGCATGACCGGTTCCGCAGAACACCTCATCTGGACGGCTGACGACGCCCGCGAGTGGGTCGCGGTTCCGACAGCGGACGACGACAAGTACTCCCGCGGAGTGCTCGGCGTGATCACGGGATCGCACGACTACCCCGGTGCCGCCGTGCTCGGCGTGGAGGCGGCCGCGCGCACCGGGGTCGGCATGGTGCGCTACACGGGTCCGAAGGCCGTTGGCGCGGTGGTGCTGGCCCGGCGCCCGGAGATCGTGACACAGGCAGGACGCGTTCAGGCCTGGCTCATCGGCTCGGGGATGACCGCCGGCCGACGCACCTTCGTGCTCGGTGGGGAAATGCATCAGGCGCTGGTGCAGGGCCTGCCGACGGTGATCGACGCCGGTGCCCTCGACCTGACGCCCGACGCGACAGGACCCACCGTCATCACCCCGCACGCCGGCGAACTCGCCGCGATGCTCTCGCCCCGGAACACCGAGGGAACGCTCGAGCACATCCGTGCCGATGCCTCGACGTGGGCGGCCAGGGCGGCCGACGAGTTCGGCGTCACCGTTCTGCTCAAGGGATCGACCACCCACGTCGCTGCGCCGGGGTCGCCGACCTATGCCGTGACGGATGCGCCGGGCTGGCTCGCGACGGCGGGAACGGGTGACGTGCTGGCGGGCATCCTCGGCGCCCTGCTCGCCACGAACACCGAACGCATAGCCGAGGACCCGGCGCGAGCTCTGCCGGCCCTCGCCGCGACGGCGTCGTTCCTGCACTCGCGCTCGGCCGAGCTGGCCTCGGGCGGCGGCCCGATCACAGCTCTCGACGTCGCCGAGCACGTCCCGGCCGCCATCGCGCGGCTTCTGCGCGGCTGATCTCGCCTTTTCCACGGCTGCTCACGGGTCCCCCCGCGGATGCACCTAGGTGCACGTGGGTGCTGCTCACTACCGGAAGACTCGTCGAAGAGTCACAGCCGACCCATAGGGAACATGCATACGGTCGAATGGAACCGGGACCGACGGCGTGATCCCGAGCACGTCGCCCTTCGGGGCGAGCAGAAGGTGAGTACCCATGAACGCACGCATCGGAAGAACAGCGATCGCCCTCGCATCGGGAGCCGTCGTCATCGGCTCGCTCGCGGGCTGCGCCACCGACCAGTCGGCTGAGGCCGACACCGCGCCGTCCACCGACGACTCCCAGTCCTCGCAGACCACCGCGCCGTCGACGGATGCAGGTGCCGACGGGGCGTCGAGCACCTACACCGACGGCGACTACACGGCGACAGGGGAGTACTCCACTCCCGGCGGGCGCGAAGACGTTACCGTCACCGTCACCATCGCCGACGACATCGTCACGGCCGTCGACGTGACGGGATCCGCCACCAGCGGCAACTCGAAGCAGTACCAGAGTGCGTTCATCTCGGGCATCTCGACGGAGGTCGTCGGCAAGGACATCGACTCCCTCGACGTCTCGAAGGTCGCCGGCTCGTCTCTCACCAGCGGCGGCTTCAACGCCGCCATCGACACGATCCGCGACGATGCGAGCTGAGCCGGGAGCGGTGGCGTCCCTCAGCTTCGACGCGATCGGAACGGCCTGGCAGATCGACACCCCCGCACCGATCCCGGCCGCAACCGTGAGTCGGATGCAGGCGCTCATCGAGGACTTCGACCGAACCTGGTCGCGCTTCAGGTCCGACTCCCTCGTGGCCGAGGTGGCGACGACTGCCGGCGACTGGGTCTTCCCGGCGGAGGCCCCTGCCCTCGTCGGGCTCTACTCCGCCCTGCACACCGCGACGCAGGGCGCCATGTCGCCCCTCGTGGGCGGCTCCCTCACCCACCTCGGCTATGGGGCGGGCTATTCGCTCGTGCCGGGGAGCGGGAGCATCGCTAGCCCCGACTGGCAGGCGATGGACTGGGACGGCACACGACTGCGCACCGAGGAGCCGATCGAGCTCGACGTCGGTGCCGCGGGCAAGGGACTGCTCGTCGACCTGGTCGTCGAACTGCTGGAGCACGACGGCATCGAGCAGATCGTGGTCGACGCCAGCGGAGACCTGCGCCACGCCGGGGGAGACCCCGTGCGCGTCGCCCTCGAGCATCCGTACGACACGACCAAGGCGATCGGCATCGCGACACTCGCAGACGGCGCGCTCTGCGCCTCGGCGAGCAATCGCAGAGTCTGGGGATCGGGCCTGCACCATGTGCTCGACGCCCGCACCGGGATACCCGTCGACGAGGTCGTCGCCACCTGGGTGAGTGCCGACACGGCGATGCTCGCCGATGCGATCGCCACAGCGCTGTTCTTCAGCCCGGCCGAGGATCTGGCCGTCGTCGCCGAGTTCGAGCACGTGCGCATGTTCACCGATGGTCGAGCCGAGATGTCGGCGGGCTTCCCCGGGGAGCTGTTCCGATGAGGCGCCGGCTCGATTCATCGCTCGGTCGGGTGTCCGGCTATCGCCTCATGACCGTCGGCCTCAGCGCCATCGCCGTTGTGGCGTTCGTGCTCTCGGCCACGGGCCTGCTGTTCTACACGCCGACCCAGTTGGCGCTCAGTCTCGTCGTCGCCGTCGGCTCCGTCGCGGCAACGGGGTGGATCGCCGGCCGCATCGTGCACTCGCCCGCCCATCTCGAGTCGTCGGTGATCACCGGACTGCTGCTGTTCTTCCTGTTCTGGCCGACGGAGGATCCCGCCCAACTCGGCGTGCTCGCCCTCACCGGAACGCTGGCGACGGCGTCGAAGTACCTGCTCGCCGTGCGCGGGAGGCACATCTTCAATCCGGCCGCGATCGCAGCGGTCATCATCGCGTTCACGCAGCTCGGCTCGTCGGTGTGGTGGGTGGCGAACTCCTTCCTGCTTCCCGTCGTGCTGATCGCGGGCTTCCTGGTGCTCTGGCGAACCCGCCGCTTCGCCGTCGCCGGAGTCTTCGTTGCCGTCGCAGGCGCGCTCTGCACCGGACGCCTGATGCTGGAGGGAACGGATGCCGGCACGGCCGCGTGGACGGTGCTCGCGTCGTTCCCGATCGTGTTCCTGGCCGCGTTCATGCTGAGTGAGCCTCTGACCCTGCCGCCTCGGCGCTGGCAGCAGCTCATGGTGGCCGGCGTCGTCGGGGTGCTGTTCTCGATCCCGTTCGCCGTCGGCCCCTTCGCCATGACACCGGAACTCGCCCTCGTCATCGGCAATGCCATCGCGTTCGCGTTCGGCCAGCGCCGAGCCGTGAGGCTCCGGCTCGTCGAGACGCGGCATCCGACCCCGAGCATCGTGGAGTACGTCTTCGCGCCGCTCCGGCCCGTGGCATTCCGGGCCGGGCAGTCGCTCGAGCTCGCGGTTCCGCACCGCCGAGCCGATTCCCGCGGTACGCGCCGGGTCTTCAGCATCTCGTCACCGCCCGATGAGCCCGACCGCATCACGATCGCCATGCGCATGCCCGAGAAGCCGTCGACCTTCAAGCGTGCACTGGGGTCGCTCGAGCCCGGCTCCATCGTGCGAGCGACCTCCGTCGGTGGCGACTTCCTGCTGCCCGATGACGACTCGGAACCGGTGCTGCTCATCGCCGGCGGCATCGGCATCACGCCGTTCGCCAGTCAACTCGCCTCCGACAGCGTGGCCGGCCGTCGTCGCGACGTCGTGCTCGTGTACGCCGCAGGGTCGGGGGAGATCGCCTACCGGGAGGTCATCGCCGAGTCGGCGGCCGAGGTGGTCGTGCTGGGCGCAGGCGGGTCCGAGCTGCCGGACGGCTGGAGCGCGCACAGCGGTCGCGTCGATTCAGCCATGCTCGATCTCGCGGTGCCGGACTGGCGTACCCGGCGCACCTTCGTGTCGGGCTCGCCCGCCATGGTCGACAGTGTGCGATCGGCCCTCGCCCGCCGCGGCGGCCGCTCGGTGACGACGGACGCGTTCAGCGGCTACTAGAGAGCGGCGGATCCTACGCCGTGAAGCGCGCCAGGAACTCGCGGGTGCGCGGGTTCTCGGAGTGTTCGAACAGCTGTGCCGGCGGGCCGGCCTCCGCCACCACACCCTTGTCGAGGAACACGACCCTGTGGGCGACGTCGCGGGCGAAGGCCATCTCGTGCGTCGCCATCAGGATGGTGGTGCCCCCGCGCCCGAGCTCGCGCACGAGGTCGAGAACCTCGCCGACGAGCTCGGGGTCGAGGGCGCTCGTGATCTCGTCGAGCAGCAGGAGCTCGGGATCGGTCGCGATGGCGCGCACGATGGCCGCGCGTTGCTGCTGGCCGCCCGAGAGCCTGTCGGGGAAGTCCTTGGCCTTGTCAGCCAGCCCGATGGAGGCGAGCAGCTCGAGGCCACGTCGCTCGGCATCCGCCCGGGAGGTACCGTGCACCGCCCGGCTCGCCAACGTCACGTTGTCGAGAACGCTGAGGTGCGGGAACAGGTTGAAGTGCTGGAACACCACGCCGATGCGCGAACGGATGCGGTCGGCACGTGCCCGCGGGTCGCTGATGTCGTCGTCACCCAGGAAGATCTGCCCGTCGTCGATCTGCTCCAGCAGGTTGGCCGTGCGCAGCAGCGTGGACTTGCCCGAGCCGCTGGCGCCGATGAGCGCGACGATCTCGTGGCGATGCACGGTGAGGTCGATGCCGCGGAGCACCTCGGTGCCGTCGAAGGACTTCCGGATGCCGACGAGTCTGAGCACGGCAGCCGGATCAGGGGCGGGCACCGGGCCGGGCACGAGGCTGGAGCCGGGAACCGGGCCTGGGCTGGGCGCGGGAAGGGACTCGGGGGAGCTCATACGATGCTTCCCATCTGCTCGCGGCGCCGCACGCGGGCGGTGTACCAGTCGGTGAACCGGATCATGGGCAGCGCCAGCAGGAAGAACAGCAGTCCGGCCACGACGTAGGGCGTGAAGTTGAAGTAGGCCGCCGTCTCGATCTGGGCGGCGCGCACGGCGTCGACGGCTCCGAGCACGGAGATGAGCCCGACGTCCTTCTGCAGGGCGACGAAGTCGTTCATGAGCGCCGGCGTCACCTTGCGCACGGCCTGGGGGAGGATGACCCTCCGCATGCTCTGGCTGTAGCTGAGGCCGAGGGAGCGTGCGGCGAGACGCTGCGACGGATGCACTGCCTCGATACCGGCGCGGAACACCTCGGACACGTAGGCGGAGTAGACCGTCACCAGGGCGATCGTTCCCCAGAACTCGGCCGGCATCCTCGGGAAGACGCCGAGGCCCGGGATGCCGTAGCCGACCAGGTAGAGCACGATGATGAGCGGGATGCCGCGGAACAGGTCGGTGTAGCCGGCCGCGAGAGCTCGCAGCGGGAACCAGATCGGACCACGGAGGGTGCGCACCGTCGCGAGCACCAGGCTCACGATGCCCACGCCGATGACCGAGTAGACGAGCACGCGCACATTGAGCCAGAAGCCCTCGATGACCCTCGGGAACGAGGCCACGGCGACGTCCCAGTTGAGGAAGGTCTGCTGGACTCGGCTCCAGCCGGGAGTGTTGATCACGAAGATCCACACCGCGGCGGCGAAGACCACGGTGCTCACGATGGCGATCACAGTGGACCGCGTCGTCTGCTGACGACGGAATGCCCGGCGGTCGAGTTCGATCGAACTCGGCGGCCGGGCATCGATCCCGGTGGTGCTCATGCGCTACAGAGTACTGGGGAGTCCGTCTACTTCAGGACCGGCGCCGTGTCCTCGGAGCCGAGCCACTTGGTCGCCAGCTCATCGAGGGTGCCGTCCTCCCGAAGGGCGTCGACGGCCTCGGAAACGCTCGTCGTGAGCGGGCTGTCCTTGGCGAGCACCAGACCGAACTGATCGCCCGTTGTGCCCTCGGCCTGGGGGAGCTGGCCGATGATCTTGCCGCCGTCGAGCTCGGCTCCGGTGAGGTAGAAGGCCGTGGGCAGGTCGACGACGATCGCATCGACGGTGCCGTTCTGCAGTGCGAGCTTCGCGTCGTCGTTCGAGTTGAACACCTGCGCCTGCGAGTCGGGCGCGATCACGTTCTCCACGGCGGTGAGGCTCGTGGTTCCGGTCTGGGCGCCGATGGAGAACTTCTTCAGGTCGGCGATCGACGTGGCACCGGCGGCCGGCGACGATGCGATGGTGATGACGGTCTGGGTGGTCTCGTAGTACGGCGAGGAGAAGTCGACTGCCTGCTTGCGCTCGTCCGTGATGGAGAACTGCTGCAGGTTGAAGTCGAAGTCCTTCGGGCCGGGCGCGATTGCCTCGTCGAAGGTGGAGCGCACCCAGACGACGTCGGAATCCGCGAAGCCGAGCTGTCCGGCGACGGCGTAGGCGACTGCGGATTCGAAGCCCTCTCCCGACTCCGGCTTGTCGTCGATGACCCAGGGGTAGTACGCGGGCTCGGCGGTTCCGATGGTCAGCTTGCCGTCCGTGACGTAGCCGCTCTCCGACGTCGAATCCGAGGAGGCACCGGCACATCCGCTCAACGCGACGATGCCCGCAGCGACGACGGCGAGTGCGAGGGCACGGGTGCGGATGGTGCGTAGGGGCATGGCTGTCTCCTGGAGAAATCGAGGGGGAGTCTCAAGCTTGCCGCATCCGTGGAAGCGCGATGACGAATCGAGTCGTCCTGTGACACAAGTGATATCGAAGGCACCGGGTGCGTGGCGCAGGCGGCCGGATGCCGCGGGATAGCATGAGCGCCATGGCCGGCACCACAGCATCCGTTGCTCCGCCGGCTCCTCGGTGGACCGCGCGCAGAGTGCTCGGCAACCGTCTGGCGCTGTGGACCGCGTTCGTGCTCGTTCACGCGGAACTGCTCTGGATCGCCCTGACCGGACCCGGCCTGCCCCTCGGCGACGTCACGCTGGTCTACACCACCTGGATGAAGACCGCCGCCTCCAGCGGCTACGTCGTGGGACTCGACGGGCCGTTCGTGTATCCGATCCTGGCGATCCTGCCGATGGGGCTGGCCGCGATGTTCGGCTTCGACCTGTACGTGTACGCCTGGCTCGGGCTGGTCGTGCTGCTGAACGCCGGCGGCTTCGCGGTGCTGATCGGACTGCGTCGCGGCCCCGTGACCCGGTTCGTGCCAGCCTGGTGGTGGTTGGGGTTCCTGATCCTGCTCGGCCCGATCGCCGTCGGCCGCATCGACGCCGTCACGGTGCCCATCGCCCTCGTCGCGGTGTTGCTGGTCGCCGGGCGTCCGCGGCTCGCGTCGGTGCTGCTCGCCGTGGCCACCTGGATCAAGATCTGGCCGGCCGCCGTCATCGCGGCCCTGCTCATCGCCTCGCGGGAGAGGCTGCGCATCTTCCTGGCGGCCGCCGCGACGAGTGTGCTGATCGTCGTGGTCTGCCTCGTGCTCGGCAGCGGGTGGAACGTGTTCAGCTTCATCACCGAGCAGACGGGACGCGGGTTGCAGATCGAGTCGCCCGTGAGCACCATCTGGCTGTGGCAGGCGGCGGCGGGGAGTCCGACGTCGTGGGTCTACTACGACCACGACATCCTCACGTACCAGGTCACGGGCCAGGGAACCGAGTTCGCGAGCGCCGTGATGACGCCGCTGCTCCTCCTCGTGGTCGGCGTCATCGTGGCCATCGGCATCAGAGCCCAGCTGCAGCGCGCGCCGTTCGTCGCGCTCTTCCCGCCGTTGGCCCTGGCCCTCGTGACGGCGTTCATCGTGGTGAACAAGGTCGGCTCACCGCAGTTCATCTGCTGGCTGGCCGTGCCCGTCGTCGTCGGCCTCGTCTACAGGGGACGCCGTTTCGCAGTCCCGGCCGTCATGACTCTCGTTCTCGCCGGGCTCACGCAGCTCATCTACCCGTTCTTCTACGGCTGGCTTCTGGTCGCGAACCCGCTGGCGGTCTCGCTGCTCACCCTGCGCAACCTCCTGGAGGTCGCGCTGCTGGTGCTGGCCGTCGTCATGGTGTGGCGCAGCGGCTCGCACGCGGAGCCCGCGGCCGATGCCGATGCGGATGCGGATGCGGGGGAGGGCGATCCCGTCCTCGGCGCCGCATCCGGCGCAGCATCCGGGGCCGAGGTCTGGAAGAGTGGAAGCCGGTCGCCGGACGCGGCCGACTGAGGCTCGGGAGGCCATCATGCTCGTCGCATTCTCCGTCGCTCCATCGGGAACCGGCCGCTCCGACGGCTCGGTGCATGACGCCGTCGCCGCGGCCGTGCGCATAGTGCGGGAGTCCGGCCTGCCGAATCAGACCGACTCGATGTTCACGACCATCGAGGGCGACTGGGACGAGGTGTTCGCGGTGATCAAGGACGCGACGGATGCCGTCGCCGAATACGGGTCGCGGGTCTCGCTGGTGCTGAAGGCCGACATCCGCCCGGGGTACTCGGGCGAGCTCACCGCCAAGGTCGAGCGTCTCGAGGCCGCGATGGAGAACGACGGCTGACCCTCCCCGGCCGCCCGCCCCGCCCCGCCCGCCCTGCCCGCCCCCACTCGGCGAGTCGCCCGTCTTCGTCGCATCCGGCGACTCCCACCCGTCCGTTGGCGACGAATGTGGGCGACTAGCGAGGGTGCTCGGCCGAGTCGAATCGATTCGATTCCCACGCTAGGGTTGACGGGTGACCCTCGATGCTGCCGGGCCGACGACTCTGTCGCCGGCCCGTACCCGTTTGGCCCTGCTCGCTCTCGCACTGGGCGGCTTCGGCATCGGCTCGACCGAGTTCGTCGCCATGGGGCTGCTGCCGAATCTCGCGAGCGACCTGCTTCCGGGGCTGTACGGCTCCGACCCGGCGGCCGCGAACTCGCAGGCAGGGCTGCTCATCTCGGCCTACGCCCTCGGTGTCGTGGTGGGCGCTCCCACCATCGCCGCCGCCGCAGCACGCTGGCCGCGCAAGCAGCTCCTGCTCGCGCTGCTCACCGCGTTCACCCTCGGCACCATCGCCTCGGCCGTGCTGCCCTCGTTCCAGCTCGTGCTCCTCGCCCGCTTCGTGGCCGCGCTTCCCCATGGCGCCTACTTCGGCATCGCCTCGCTCGTCGCAGCCAGCCTCATGGGTCCGGGCAAGCGGGGGCAGGGCGTCGCCTTCGTGCTCAGTGGCCTCACCATCGCCAACGTCATCGGTGTTCCGAGCATCACCTGGATCGGACAGCTCTACGGATGGCGCACGGCCTACCTCGTCGTGGCCGGCATCTTCGCTCTCACCTTCGTGGCCGTCGCCCTCGCCGTTCCGTGGCAGGCGGGCGACCCGAAGGCCACGATGAAGAACGAGCTCAAGGCCTTCACGCGCCTGCAGGTGTGGTTCGCCCTCGCCATCGGGGCCATCGGCTTCGGCGGACTGTTCGCGGTCTACAGCTACGTCGCCCCGATGGCCACAGACGTCACCGGACTGCCGGCATCCGCCGTCCCCCTCGTGCTCGTCGTGTTCGGCATCGGCATGACCATCGGCAACATCGTGGGCGGGCGCCTCGCCGACCGAAGCGTTCGGCGCTCGATGTACCTGTTCTTCGCCATCCTCATCGTGGCGCTCGTGGTGATGGGCTTCACGGTGTCGAGCGTCGCCGGGCTGCTCGTCGGCGTCTTCTTCGTCGGCGGCACGTCGGCAGCGCTGTCGCCGATCATCCAGACCCGCCTCATGGATGTCGCACGCGACAGCCAGTCCATCGCAGCGGCCCTCAACCACTCGGCCCTGAACATCGGCAACGCGCTCGGAGCGCTTCTCGGCGGAATCGCCATCGGCGTCGGCCTCGGCTACGTCGCCCCCATCTGGATCGGCCTCGGCCTCAGCGTCGCCGGGCTGCTCCTGGCCGTCGCGACGTTCTCCATCGACCGGGCCCGTCGCACGCGCGGGGTCGAGGTGCCGTACGGCACGGCGTCTCTCAGCGCGATCCGCGAGCCCGCGTAGCAGTAGGCCCGCGTAGCCGTAGGCCCGCCTACCAGTAGCCCCGTGTGGCAGTAGCCCGGCGCAGCCTCGGCCCGCGTGGCTCGACGAGCGGCATCCGCTCGCCCGAGAACAGGCCGAAACGACGAGAGCAGGCCCAAGGGGCCTGCTCTCGGTGTATTCGTGCGTTCGGGCCTGTTCTCCGGTGAGGGAGCGACCCGTCGCGATCAGTCGGTCTGCAGCAGGATGCCGTCGTGGATGGCGCGCTTGCGGAGCGCCACCTTCGTGCCGACGTCGTAACCGGCCTGGCGGTACTTCTCGCGGATGCGCTTGAGGTAGCTCTTGGCCGTCTCCTCGGAGATGCCGAGCTGGTAGGCGACGGCCTTGACCGGCTCGCCGGCACCGTAGAGCGCCATGACGCGCCGTTCCTGGGCCGACAGGCGTGGGGCGTCGCCCGCGGAGACGGAGTTGATGGCGAGGTCGAGTTCCTCGGAGATATAGGACTCCCCGACGTAGGCTGCGCGGATGGCCTCGGCGATCATGTTCGCCTCCTCGCTCTTCACGAGGTAGCCCAGCGCGCCGGAGTCGAGCGCCTGCCGAACGACGGCGGGCTCGGAGTACGTGCTCATGAGCACCGTGCGCACGCCCGTGGTCTTCAGGGTCGCGAGCTTGAGCGAGATCGGGATGTTGTCCTTGAGGTCGAGGTCGAGCAGCACGACGTCGACGGGGAAGGCCGAGTGGGTGAGGAGCTCGGGCCACGTGGTCACGGCTGCGACCATGTCGATGTCGTCGGCAGCGTTGCGGATCCACTCGGTGAGCGCACCCAGCAGCATGCGGTGGTCGTCGACGAGTGCTACCCGGATCGGTCCTGTACTACCCACTGTGTCCTCCTCATGGTCCGCCTGCCTCGCGGCGAATCCGTCACTACCCTATGTGTCCGACGCGCCGTCGACTGTGCAGTCGATCTCGACACGCAGACTCCCGTCGCGAACGGAGTCTATGTGCGGGCCGACGATTCCCATGGCCTCCCACGCTGCGGCATCCACTCGCCGGCGCATCACGCCCGTCGTCTCGAGCACGATGGGGAAGCGCACTGTGCGGTAGGCGCCCATCCTCGGCGGATGCGTCGGCCCGAAGATCAGGTGGACCGTCGCGCCCCAGCGGTCGGTGTCGCTGACGAGCAGCCACAGCACGAGGAGCAGCGCGTCCCGCTGGGGCGGCGTGAGCACGCCGGCCAGGCTCGACGGGTCGTCGATCGTGACGGCCGGAGCCAGGAACTCGCTCTCGGAGACGGCGTGACGCAGCCAGGTCTCCTTGCGGCCCTCGATGAGATGCAGACGCAGTTCGGTCGCGAGCGAGGCCGCGCGCGTGGATGCGTCGAGCGGAAGGGGCAGGGGCAGCCGACCGCCGGCGACGTCGTCGAAGAGTTCCTCGGCGTCGTCGTCGAGGCGGGTGAGCTCCTCGGAGGCGAGCATGCCGACGGTGAGCTGGGGAGCCTGCACGGTGCTCTGCACCAAGACCAGGTCGAGTTCGAGCTGCACCATGCGGCGGTAGGAGTGGACGACGGCCACTCCGAGCAGCGCCGGTCCGACGCCGATGGCGATCATCATGAGCTCGGGGGCCAGGGTGAGCACGTCGGGGCGGTCCTCCGCCGCGGCGGCGAGCAGGAGCACGATGCCGATCGCGACGTCGGCGATGAGGATCTGCACGGTCTCGCGCAGCGTGACGATCGCCAGGAGCAGGGCGGGGACGGCGAGGGCGGCCGTGGGGATGACGGAGGCCGACTCCGACCCCCAGACGCCGTAGAGGTCGAGGCCGATGACGGCAGCACCGCCGACCAGGTCGGCAGCGAAGAGCCAGTGCGGCATCTGCCTCGACAGACCGTGAACGATGGCCGTCGTCGATGCGACGATGACCAGCAGGAGTCCCCAGGCGACGACGGAGTAGCTCGCATGCTCCATGCGAGAGAGCTGGGTGAGGAACAACCCGAGCAGGAACACCGTGATGAGCGCCGCCCCGAGGCTGGTGCCGACAGTGAGGTGACGCCCGCCCAGCGCGTGCTGGTTCGCTCTGGTCGTGCTGACCGTGCGTTCCGGACGCCGGAAGGCGCGGGTGCGGCGCGGGAGGTTCTCGCGTCCGACGACGACGCCGAGGGTGTTCTCTTCGACGCTGGACATCACTTCGGCACCTCCAGGACGACAGTCGTGCCCGATCCGGGCGACGAGAACAGTCGGGCGTTGCCGCCCACATCCTGCAGGCGGGCGACGACGGACTCGGCGAAGCCGAGACGCTCGGCCGCCACTTGGTCGAGCGCGAATCCGACACCGGCATCCGTCACCATGGCGCGCACCGTGGTCTCGTCGTCGGTGATGGTGACGTCGGCCTCGGTGACCTCCGCGTGCCTGCGCACGTTCTCGAGGCATTCGCCGAGAGCACCCAGGAAGGAGTCGAGCACGTTGCTCGGGAGCAGCACCTGGCCGTGGCCGTGCCAGTTGACCTCGAGGCCCATGCGGCTGAAGCGCTGCTTGACGGACTCGAGGGTCGTGCCCAATGCCGTCTCGGCGACGGGTTCGAGGGTGTAGACGCCGGAGGTGCGGGGCATCGGCTTGCCGCCCAGCCGGAGCTGCCTGAGCAGCCTGGCGTCGTCGGCGGCCTGCAGACGCAGGGCGTTCTCGCTGACGCCGACCCCGGAGTGGGCGAGCAGGGTGAGTGTTGCGAGCACGGTGTCGTGCAGCAGTCGGGCATCCTGGCGGCGTTGCGCCTCGCGTTCGCTGGCCTGCCGCTCG from Leifsonia sp. Root1293 includes:
- a CDS encoding sensor histidine kinase; the encoded protein is MQRILKERDRLLRRTARLSGLICTAVAILTLCIPGAADTVALGIALSLLGVITVGHYLLGVSGRLRWFWLVLVAGLGAIYAVNSSTLGANAASLTAVAIIGGGVISSGAIVLPVSGRRVAVLAVSFLLTIGLAAMSTVGLGLTLPYVEVFVVAGWLSATLLGWWLGLSVPRVMHRIASVGRAHRSERQASEREAQRRQDARLLHDTVLATLTLLAHSGVGVSENALRLQAADDARLLRQLRLGGKPMPRTSGVYTLEPVAETALGTTLESVKQRFSRMGLEVNWHGHGQVLLPSNVLDSFLGALGECLENVRRHAEVTEADVTITDDETTVRAMVTDAGVGFALDQVAAERLGFAESVVARLQDVGGNARLFSSPGSGTTVVLEVPK